AATTGATTAGGTTGTTTTTCTAGTTTTTGTTTCCAAAAATTTAAATCGGCCTGAGCCAATGCTAATTCTTTATTGGTTGTGTTTTCTAAAAAAACATTATAATCTTTAGAGTTGGTAATTTTATTATCGGCATTATTACAACTTACAAAACAAGCTACTAATAATACAAACGCCAGTTGATGAATGATTTTCATGATTTTAGATTTTTAGTGTGATTTTTTTGTGATTCTTTTTTAGGTTAAAAAAATAAAGAGGCTGTTTAAAAAAATAATTAAACAACCTCTAAATAGGCTTCTACCACGGAGAAGCTAGGTAAGGAAATGAAGGCAAAAAGTCTTTATCGTTAGCACTTACATTATCATTAGAAAATTGAGGGTTTTCAGTAAAATCTTCACCACCAAAAATTAATAATAACTCTACAGTAATAACATCATCTGTTAAATTACGACCTGTTAAAACATTAGTACCATCGTAAAAAGTTGTTGTTCCGTCTAAGGATACATTTAAAACATCGGTTGCAAGTAAACCTGTAAAGGTTGCAGCATCTTGTTGTAATGCATTTTTATCGTCAGTGTTAGCAAAAGCAGGACTTAAACCTTCTAAATTTGCTTGAAACATACTTTGGAATGCAGCGTTTTGTTCTGAAGGAATAGTAACATTGAAATCATCTTTACTAGATCCAGAAACAAATACAGTATTTACTGCAGGTCTTCCCATTTGATCTTGTTGCATAAATGTTCCTGAAAAATCAGGCTCCATATTTTCTACAATATTGTTATCATCGTCCGATGAGCAGTTAAATGCTAAAAATGATAATGCAAATGCGACACTTATATTTTTTATAGTTTTCATACTTAATAATTTTAATTAGTTATTTTTTATTTCTTTTTAGATTCTACCCAAGTGTTAATAGTTCCCGAACCACCAATCATACTTTTTGGCACTTCTACTACTATAGACATTACATTACTACCTGCAAACGTATCTGCTCCTGGATCGTTAAAACCATCAGCAGTACCAGCAATAATTGCAGAGTATTGTGCAAAATCCATAAAAAACGGATCGTCACGTGGGCCAGCAAAAAACGTCATACCCATTGCATTAGTTTCTGTTACAACAGCTTCACCATACGTTGTAATATCTACCCAACCTGTATTAGTTGCTGTAGTTGCGATGGTACTATTAAGTCCTGTTTGCGATGGTGCAACTGGTCCAAAAAAGTACATTTTTCCGTCTCTCGGAATGGCTTGAATTACCATGTCTTCAATATTGTCACCATCGGTATCAATATTAATTTCAACTAAAACACTTTCATCAAATGCAGCATCGGCCGTTGCGCTTGGGCTAATTAAACCTTGTACGTTTGCTACAAACACTAAGTTATTTGTGTTTTCAGCTTGAAAGGCATAAAAATCTGTGATATCACTTGTTCCTCCTTTTACAGCAGGTGCATCGATATGATCTGCCGCTAAAATGAAGACACTAGCCGCAGCTACTACTCCAATTCCTAATACTCTTTTTAAGTTTTTCATGATTTTGAATTTTTGTTAATCTGTTAATTTTTGAATTCACGCATACCTACGAAGAAACAACAAGAGCGGTTTTGTTAAAATTATGTTAAAGCGAAAAACCACCTAAATATTGGATATAAAATTTATCTTTGTCTCTTATTAAAAATGATAGTAGAATGAACCCATCGGCTTCTGGTTGGATAAATAAATTGCTTACAGATGTTAGTAAAAAGGATGCGCTATTTAATATAGACAAAGAATCTTTTTATGAAGCATTGCGCGATTCTGGATTTATCTACGGA
The window above is part of the Algibacter sp. L3A6 genome. Proteins encoded here:
- a CDS encoding DUF4331 family protein — its product is MKNLKRVLGIGVVAAASVFILAADHIDAPAVKGGTSDITDFYAFQAENTNNLVFVANVQGLISPSATADAAFDESVLVEINIDTDGDNIEDMVIQAIPRDGKMYFFGPVAPSQTGLNSTIATTATNTGWVDITTYGEAVVTETNAMGMTFFAGPRDDPFFMDFAQYSAIIAGTADGFNDPGADTFAGSNVMSIVVEVPKSMIGGSGTINTWVESKKK
- a CDS encoding DUF4331 family protein; translation: MKTIKNISVAFALSFLAFNCSSDDDNNIVENMEPDFSGTFMQQDQMGRPAVNTVFVSGSSKDDFNVTIPSEQNAAFQSMFQANLEGLSPAFANTDDKNALQQDAATFTGLLATDVLNVSLDGTTTFYDGTNVLTGRNLTDDVITVELLLIFGGEDFTENPQFSNDNVSANDKDFLPSFPYLASPW